In Arthrobacter alpinus, a single window of DNA contains:
- a CDS encoding cupin domain-containing protein: MGEEEESIEEEVPFFPGGTALTRLAVYDWEAADGLCGGAPHMHTASTEAYLVVGGQGRVETLRSGACDVHDLAVGDLLWFSPGTIHRLINDGNLDLLVVMQNSGLPEAGDAVLTFLPEILADPEGYRRTAQLPVGAGERAALARRDAAMIGYQRLKNAALAGDWRPVEEFHAQAVRLIRAHVPQWRELWEGRVAAEAADTEAYLTELAAGRYAHFARAAVGRASPTSEVFGLGMCGFLQTWGPGQVSGLPVSMQDLAL; this comes from the coding sequence ATGGGTGAGGAAGAGGAATCGATCGAAGAAGAGGTGCCGTTCTTTCCTGGTGGCACGGCACTGACGCGGCTTGCTGTTTACGATTGGGAAGCGGCCGACGGGCTGTGCGGGGGAGCTCCCCACATGCACACTGCCTCCACAGAGGCCTACCTGGTGGTTGGAGGGCAAGGACGGGTGGAAACGCTGCGCTCCGGGGCCTGCGACGTGCACGACCTGGCGGTGGGGGACCTGCTGTGGTTTAGTCCCGGCACCATTCATCGGCTGATCAATGACGGGAATCTGGATCTGCTGGTCGTCATGCAGAATTCGGGCCTTCCAGAGGCTGGAGATGCCGTCCTGACATTTCTGCCTGAAATCTTGGCGGATCCCGAAGGCTACCGACGCACGGCGCAACTGCCGGTGGGTGCAGGGGAACGCGCGGCGCTGGCTAGGCGGGATGCGGCCATGATTGGGTATCAGAGACTAAAGAACGCGGCACTGGCTGGCGATTGGCGTCCGGTCGAGGAATTTCATGCCCAGGCTGTCCGGCTAATTCGAGCTCACGTACCGCAGTGGCGTGAACTGTGGGAAGGGCGGGTGGCCGCGGAGGCAGCCGACACCGAGGCCTACCTCACAGAGCTGGCGGCAGGGCGGTACGCTCACTTCGCTAGAGCCGCCGTGGGGCGAGCCTCGCCAACGTCCGAGGTGTTCGGCCTGGGAATGTGCGGGTTCTTGCAAACCTGGGGCCCCGGGCAGGTATCCGGCCTGCCGGTGAGCATGCAGGACTTGGCGCTGTGA